TATGAATAGCATCGGCGAGGGTGCGGGTGAAAGCCTCGACATGCGGGGCCGCGGCGTCGCCATGCGCGGCAATGATGTCGATGAAGGCCGATCCGACGACGACGCCGTCGGCGACGCGCGCGATCTGCGCCGCCTGATCGGGCGTGCGGACGCCGAAGCCGACGGCGACGGGCAGGTCGGTCGCGGCCTTGAGCCGCGCGACGGCCTCGTCAATGCTCGCCTGTGCGGCCTGTTGCTGGCCGGTGATGCCGGCGACCGAGACATAATAGAGGAAGCCGCCCGCGCCATCGAGGACGGTGGGCAGGCGCGCGGTGTCGGTCGTGGGCGTGGCAAGGCGGATGAGGTCGATGCCCATGGCGCGGAGCGCGGGGCCGAGTTCGGGGTCTTCCTCGGCGGGAACATCGACGCAGATGACGCCATCGACGCCGACCCTGGCGCATTCGGCCGCGAACCAGTCGCCCCCGCGGATCGTCATCGGATTGGCATAGCCCATCAGGACGAGCGGGGTGTCGGGGTGGCGCTGGCGGAAGGCGGCGGCGATGGCGAAGATGTCCGCGGTGGTCGTGCCCCTGGCGAGGCTGCGCAGGTTGGCGGCCTGGATCGCGGGGCCATCGGCCATCGGATCGGTGAAGGGCATGCCGAGCTCGATCACATCGGCACCCCCCGCGACGAGCGCGTCGAGGTTCGCGGCGGTGTCGCCGTCGCCGCCGGTTATGAAGGCGACGAGCGCGGGATGGGGTTTGGCGAAGGCGGCGGCGAAGCGGGTGCTCATTTCCCCTCTCCCCTTGGGGGAGAGGGTTGCGAAGACTTGCGAGCTTGCTCGCTAGTCGTAGCTGGGTGAGGGGTATGCGATCGCTGCGCAATCGCGCGAGCCAGAGGCTCGCTCACCCTCATCCAACTGCGCCTAGGCGGCTGCGCCGCCAAGGCTTCGTATCCTTCTCCCTTCAAGGGAGAAGGGTTTGCATGGGCGCTCACAGCTTCACCCCCAACGCATCCGCGACCGTTGCAATATCCTTGTCCCCCCGCCCCGAGCAATTGACGATGATGATCTTGTCCTTGCCCAGCGTCGGCGCGATGCGCTCTGCCGCAGCAATCGCGTGGGCGGACTCCAGCGCCGGGATAATGCCTTCGAGCCTGGTGAGCTTCTGGAAGCTTGCCAGCGCCTCGGCGTCGGTGACGGGCTCGTAGCGGACGCGGCCGATGTCGTGGAGCCAGCTATGTTCGGGGCCGATGCCCGGATAGTCGAGGCCTGCCGAGATGCTGTGCGCTTCGGTGATCTGGCCGTCCGCGTCCTGCAACAGATAGGTCTTGTTGCCGTGAAGGATGCCGGGTTTTCCG
This DNA window, taken from Sphingopyxis alaskensis RB2256, encodes the following:
- the trpA gene encoding tryptophan synthase subunit alpha encodes the protein MSTRFAAAFAKPHPALVAFITGGDGDTAANLDALVAGGADVIELGMPFTDPMADGPAIQAANLRSLARGTTTADIFAIAAAFRQRHPDTPLVLMGYANPMTIRGGDWFAAECARVGVDGVICVDVPAEEDPELGPALRAMGIDLIRLATPTTDTARLPTVLDGAGGFLYYVSVAGITGQQQAAQASIDEAVARLKAATDLPVAVGFGVRTPDQAAQIARVADGVVVGSAFIDIIAAHGDAAAPHVEAFTRTLADAIHSAKEIAA